One window from the genome of Saprospiraceae bacterium encodes:
- a CDS encoding NAD(P)H-dependent oxidoreductase subunit E has product MSKNLSHLSGRQGLQNNLFENIGNHSEQLGPLSKEEIAKLADDFLMGTSSIFGTASFYDFTRESNRGKKIYVCNGSACLTAGTQNELIDKISGHFEKSEIGEMCCLGRCHENAAFNFDGANYSGNAIEELEQIKRSSKRIRDRYHVKHKGKQILTGEPPSIDQIKIDLTKLFQTHPDSVLQEIKLSGLRGRGGAGFPIGIKLDTCSKVSGKQKFIVCNADEGDPGSYSDRYILEQQPYLLLIGMLIAGFVTGASRGVIYIRAEYPESVDRINEAVEEFRNAGLTGEQILGSSFQFEFKVIKAQGAYICGEETALLSSIEGQRPEVRVRPPFPVYEGLFRQPTVVNNVETLANLYDIAINGGKQFASIGTAKSSGTKLMSLDSFFNKPGIYEVDMGTPLNEVVYQLGGGFHSKVKALHIGGPLGGLVPIHKVDALTVDFESFAQNGFMLGHASMVSVPDSFSMISYLEHLFAFTAHESCGKCFPCRIGSTRGKELLQKAQKDSDYKIDLELLRDLLDTMKRGSLCALGGGIPLPVYNALDYFYDELKSYFSESNILAR; this is encoded by the coding sequence ATGTCAAAAAATTTAAGCCATTTATCAGGAAGACAGGGACTCCAGAATAATCTGTTTGAAAACATCGGCAATCACTCTGAGCAATTGGGCCCCCTTTCTAAAGAAGAAATCGCAAAACTTGCAGATGATTTCCTTATGGGTACGTCTAGTATTTTTGGAACTGCAAGTTTTTATGATTTTACCAGGGAGAGTAATCGCGGTAAAAAAATTTATGTTTGCAATGGTTCAGCCTGTCTGACTGCTGGTACACAAAATGAGCTCATAGATAAAATTTCAGGCCATTTCGAAAAATCTGAAATTGGAGAAATGTGTTGTCTGGGTCGCTGTCATGAAAATGCAGCTTTTAATTTTGATGGCGCGAATTATTCTGGGAATGCAATCGAAGAATTAGAGCAAATCAAAAGAAGTTCAAAACGGATTCGGGATCGCTATCATGTCAAACACAAAGGGAAGCAAATATTAACAGGCGAACCTCCTTCTATTGATCAAATTAAAATTGATTTGACTAAATTATTTCAAACGCATCCGGATTCGGTATTGCAAGAGATAAAATTATCTGGATTGAGAGGACGCGGCGGTGCAGGATTTCCCATCGGCATAAAGTTAGATACCTGTTCGAAAGTCAGTGGAAAACAAAAATTTATTGTTTGCAATGCAGATGAAGGGGACCCTGGTTCATATTCAGATCGGTATATTTTAGAACAACAACCGTATTTACTTTTAATAGGAATGTTGATAGCAGGTTTTGTAACCGGCGCATCCAGAGGGGTTATCTATATACGAGCTGAATATCCAGAATCGGTGGACCGGATCAATGAAGCTGTAGAAGAATTTCGAAATGCTGGCTTGACGGGTGAGCAGATTTTGGGCAGTTCATTTCAATTTGAATTTAAAGTGATCAAAGCCCAGGGTGCCTACATTTGTGGAGAAGAAACGGCTTTGCTTTCATCCATCGAAGGCCAAAGACCAGAAGTGCGAGTGCGTCCGCCATTTCCTGTATATGAAGGTTTGTTTCGTCAACCCACTGTAGTCAATAATGTAGAAACACTTGCCAACCTTTATGATATCGCAATCAACGGAGGAAAACAATTTGCAAGCATTGGAACTGCAAAATCCAGCGGAACCAAGCTGATGTCATTGGATAGTTTTTTTAACAAACCAGGTATTTATGAGGTTGATATGGGCACTCCATTAAATGAAGTGGTTTATCAATTAGGTGGAGGCTTTCATTCAAAAGTAAAAGCACTGCACATTGGCGGTCCATTGGGTGGACTGGTCCCAATTCATAAAGTAGATGCATTGACTGTGGATTTTGAATCATTTGCACAAAATGGATTTATGTTAGGACATGCATCCATGGTTTCGGTGCCGGATAGTTTTTCAATGATCAGTTATCTCGAACATTTATTCGCCTTTACTGCCCATGAAAGTTGTGGAAAGTGTTTTCCATGCAGAATAGGCTCCACTCGCGGTAAAGAATTATTACAAAAAGCCCAAAAGGATTCTGATTATAAAATCGATTTGGAATTGCTGCGCGATTTGTTAGATACGATGAAACGTGGTTCGCTTTGTGCTTTAGGGGGTGGGATTCCATTGCCTGTATACAATGCGCTGGATTATTTTTATGATGAACTTAAATCTTACTTTTCAGAATCGAATATCTTAGCCCGATAA
- a CDS encoding thiolase family protein produces the protein MQEAYIVAYSRSAFTKAKKGSFRFTRSDDLAVYLIKELIKKYPSLDSKMIDDVIVGCANPEGEQGLQIGRQISMRALGKEVAGMTVNRYCASGLETIAIATAKIRAGMGHCYLAGGVENMSMIPMEGYKFAPSYELAKEHPDYIVGMGLTAEAVAKKFSISRDVQDQFALRSHQLAAKAQDNGFYKREITPVSITEVTVENNTRVERSLEIAKDEGIRKDTNLEALHELKPAFALNGSVTAGNASQTTDGAAFTLIMSESMLKQTGLQPIGRLVSCSVAGVEPIHMGIGPCAAIPKALQQATMNLQDIQLIELNEAFAAQALAVIQEAGLNPELVNVNGGAIALGHPLGCSGTRLTMTILNELELRNQKYGIVTACVGGGQGIAAVIESIS, from the coding sequence ATGCAGGAAGCATATATTGTCGCTTATTCACGTTCCGCTTTTACTAAAGCAAAAAAAGGAAGCTTTCGCTTTACGCGTTCAGATGATTTAGCCGTATACCTTATTAAAGAGTTGATTAAAAAATATCCTTCCCTGGATTCTAAAATGATAGACGATGTGATCGTGGGTTGCGCCAATCCGGAAGGAGAACAAGGATTACAAATTGGACGACAAATTTCCATGAGAGCCTTAGGAAAAGAAGTTGCCGGAATGACAGTAAATCGCTACTGTGCTTCAGGTCTTGAAACCATTGCAATTGCAACAGCAAAAATCCGGGCAGGAATGGGACATTGTTATCTTGCCGGTGGAGTAGAAAATATGAGCATGATTCCTATGGAAGGTTACAAATTTGCACCCAGCTATGAATTGGCAAAAGAGCATCCAGATTATATCGTTGGGATGGGATTGACTGCTGAAGCAGTTGCAAAAAAATTTTCAATTAGCCGGGATGTACAAGATCAATTTGCATTGCGTTCGCATCAACTGGCGGCGAAAGCTCAAGATAATGGTTTTTATAAGCGGGAAATTACTCCAGTTTCCATCACAGAAGTTACAGTAGAAAACAACACTCGGGTAGAGAGAAGTTTAGAGATAGCCAAAGATGAAGGCATTCGAAAAGATACCAATCTGGAAGCTTTGCATGAACTTAAACCTGCATTTGCATTAAACGGATCCGTAACTGCGGGGAACGCGTCACAAACTACCGATGGTGCAGCATTTACACTGATCATGAGTGAATCGATGTTAAAACAAACCGGTCTCCAACCGATTGGAAGACTCGTTTCTTGTTCGGTTGCCGGTGTTGAACCGATTCACATGGGTATTGGACCCTGTGCTGCAATTCCAAAAGCATTACAACAGGCTACTATGAATCTGCAAGACATTCAATTAATTGAACTGAATGAAGCATTTGCAGCACAAGCTTTGGCTGTAATTCAGGAAGCAGGCTTAAATCCGGAATTGGTCAATGTAAATGGAGGAGCCATTGCATTGGGTCATCCATTGGGTTGCAGTGGGACCAGACTGACCATGACAATTTTAAATGAATTGGAATTGCGAAATCAAAAGTATGGAATCGTAACAGCATGTGTCGGTGGTGGTCAAGGAATTGCTGCTGTTATTGAATCAATTTCCTAA
- a CDS encoding YceI family protein: protein MNYLINKFIFLLFTNTLLLVLSSQDVFGQNIKLRGKIDFYSKAPQEEIKAISDKLHGLINLHENSFAFVVDINSFDGFNNPLQKIHFNENYMESGLYPQAKYYGKIIDQVNYDVVEDEVIRVKGNFDIHGTVQERILTVHIFRKNGILHFDSEFFISLEDFKISVPRIVHQKLSNEIKVHVKGRFSK from the coding sequence ATGAATTATTTGATTAACAAATTTATTTTTTTACTTTTTACAAATACACTGCTCCTTGTTTTATCGAGTCAGGATGTATTTGGACAAAATATAAAGCTTCGCGGTAAAATAGATTTTTACAGTAAAGCGCCCCAGGAAGAAATCAAAGCCATTTCAGATAAGTTGCATGGTTTAATTAATTTACATGAAAATAGTTTTGCATTTGTTGTGGATATTAATTCATTTGATGGTTTTAATAATCCACTTCAGAAAATTCATTTTAATGAAAATTATATGGAATCCGGTTTATATCCGCAGGCTAAATATTATGGTAAAATTATCGATCAGGTAAATTATGATGTTGTTGAAGATGAAGTCATTCGTGTAAAAGGGAATTTTGATATACACGGCACTGTTCAAGAACGAATTCTTACAGTTCATATATTCCGGAAAAACGGAATCTTGCATTTCGATTCTGAATTTTTTATTAGCCTGGAGGATTTTAAAATAAGCGTTCCAAGAATCGTACATCAAAAATTATCAAACGAAATCAAAGTTCATGTTAAAGGCCGGTTTAGCAAATAA
- a CDS encoding histidine kinase — protein sequence MPQEDLFQNIVKSNDSYIVNSLSKGPLVWSPNENRIRNLWPEWNKRTILKITNQDKLTFFLTEKSYVFGLSEGVLTECMDPGIAFESVESMLIDRMNNVWILHKSKGLFSLYTPVLQYDLPNMNVQCLYLDTSSQILLTGTTKGLYDIDIYTGKILKKSLLDYNLNSIFPSTEVPWIWLASYGKGLIYYNYQSGQQISLTKKQGLPDNNLLQITGNEKYIWISTLGGIVRLPNRRPDSRNLQTEMQVYTQSQNLPTNFIYQIVSDPSDNLYVASDGYGISYLESGSQNFKPLVSELKATSILSIEQFRKNRMVVNAPKKGIGIINLGIDTIHWLQSDLRYGGFESNCLLNDSVLLAASIGYITLINLNSEYSLTLDEELGLSDMRPSVNAMYKDPMGIAWIACQNKIYRISPEIVNTILPPQFSFKKIQQFEKSVSIDQDTLFESDQNQFSFEFAAIHYLATDHLQYKYTLEGYEKVWHYAKEGKVSYSNLNPGKYKLIIQASTDKSFICNSQIQYSFFIQPPFWKRWWFLLFATTILVASFRYVLHFREKQRIKAEETKRKTAELEFELLKNQVNPHFLFNSFNSLIALIEENPAKAIEFTDKLSDYFRNMLFYRDQPLIELREELKLLRNYFDLLKLRFSENIYLKVSGEDFNCKIAPLTLQLLLENAIKHNDFSKFKPMYIFVDINEQRILFKNTLNRKKLMRDSTGFGLESIRIRYQLLTENSISVSQDDSFFTVIIPAIN from the coding sequence TTGCCTCAGGAAGATCTTTTTCAAAACATTGTAAAATCAAATGATTCCTATATTGTTAATAGTCTATCAAAAGGACCTTTGGTATGGAGTCCAAATGAAAACAGGATTCGCAATTTATGGCCGGAATGGAATAAAAGAACCATTCTTAAAATTACAAATCAAGACAAGCTGACATTTTTTTTAACTGAAAAATCCTATGTTTTTGGATTGTCCGAAGGTGTTTTAACAGAATGTATGGATCCTGGTATCGCGTTCGAATCTGTGGAATCCATGTTAATTGACAGGATGAACAATGTTTGGATTTTACATAAGTCAAAAGGCTTGTTTTCTTTATATACACCTGTGTTACAGTATGACTTACCAAACATGAATGTGCAATGTTTGTATTTAGACACCAGCAGTCAGATTTTACTTACAGGGACTACCAAAGGTCTTTATGACATCGATATTTATACTGGCAAAATTCTCAAGAAATCTTTACTAGATTATAATTTAAATTCTATTTTTCCTTCTACTGAAGTCCCGTGGATTTGGCTTGCGAGTTACGGTAAGGGTTTAATCTATTACAATTATCAAAGCGGCCAACAAATTTCATTGACTAAAAAGCAGGGATTACCTGATAATAACTTGCTGCAAATAACAGGAAACGAAAAGTATATTTGGATCAGTACCCTTGGAGGAATCGTGAGACTGCCAAATAGGAGGCCGGATTCACGGAATTTACAAACAGAGATGCAGGTGTATACGCAATCTCAAAATTTACCGACAAATTTTATTTATCAAATTGTTTCAGATCCTTCTGATAATTTATATGTAGCCTCAGACGGTTATGGAATTTCTTATCTTGAATCCGGAAGCCAAAACTTTAAACCACTTGTTTCCGAATTAAAAGCTACCAGTATATTAAGTATCGAACAATTTCGAAAGAATCGAATGGTTGTAAATGCACCCAAAAAAGGCATCGGTATTATTAATCTTGGTATTGATACGATTCATTGGTTACAATCTGATTTGAGATATGGTGGTTTTGAAAGTAATTGTTTATTAAACGATTCGGTTTTGTTGGCAGCAAGTATTGGATACATTACACTTATAAATTTGAATTCAGAATACAGTTTGACATTGGATGAAGAATTAGGACTGTCAGATATGAGGCCTTCGGTCAATGCAATGTACAAGGACCCAATGGGAATCGCCTGGATTGCTTGTCAAAATAAGATCTATCGGATTTCACCCGAAATTGTGAATACGATTTTACCTCCTCAGTTTTCATTTAAAAAGATTCAACAATTTGAGAAAAGTGTTTCAATAGATCAAGACACACTATTTGAATCAGATCAAAACCAATTTTCATTTGAATTTGCAGCAATCCACTATTTGGCTACAGATCATCTTCAGTATAAGTATACATTGGAAGGATATGAAAAAGTATGGCATTATGCGAAAGAAGGCAAAGTGAGTTATTCGAATTTGAATCCTGGAAAATATAAATTGATTATTCAGGCAAGTACAGATAAGAGTTTTATTTGCAACAGTCAAATTCAGTATTCATTCTTTATTCAACCTCCATTTTGGAAACGTTGGTGGTTTCTTTTATTTGCAACTACGATCTTGGTTGCAAGTTTTAGATATGTATTGCATTTTAGAGAAAAACAACGGATTAAGGCAGAAGAAACGAAACGTAAAACAGCTGAATTAGAATTTGAATTATTAAAAAACCAGGTAAATCCACATTTTTTATTTAATAGTTTTAATTCGTTGATAGCTCTTATTGAAGAAAATCCAGCAAAGGCTATTGAATTTACAGATAAGTTATCTGATTATTTCAGAAATATGTTGTTTTACCGCGATCAGCCTTTGATTGAGTTGCGAGAGGAATTAAAATTGCTAAGAAATTATTTCGATTTACTAAAATTGAGGTTCTCGGAAAATATTTATTTAAAAGTAAGCGGGGAGGATTTCAATTGCAAAATTGCCCCACTAACTTTACAGCTTTTATTGGAGAATGCAATTAAACACAATGATTTTAGTAAATTTAAACCCATGTATATTTTTGTTGATATCAATGAACAACGCATTCTATTTAAAAACACTTTAAACAGGAAGAAATTGATGCGGGATTCAACGGGCTTTGGATTGGAAAGTATTCGGATCCGTTATCAACTATTGACTGAGAATTCCATTAGTGTTTCTCAGGATGATTCTTTTTTTACTGTTATTATTCCAGCTATAAATTAA
- a CDS encoding response regulator transcription factor, producing MRVIILEDEKLASARLIRMLNELNPQIEVVANLSSLEEAQQFFAQNKHSQADILFFDIQLGDGTSFELFDRFKFECPVIFTTAYDQFALPAIKVRASDYLLKPIKMEELDQAIKHVIELAVHKLETTPEKQDVRNSRFLVKMGKSLKILTLEDIAYFYSDQKITLIYNWAGRKFPIDLSLNRIEEMLPPETYFRLNRRLIVHLKAIDDMQVYSKSRIKINLKPVLDEEILVSTEKAGSFKRWLGGTIPGME from the coding sequence ATGCGAGTAATTATTTTGGAAGATGAAAAGTTAGCATCCGCCCGTTTGATCCGGATGCTTAATGAATTAAATCCTCAAATTGAAGTTGTTGCCAACCTCAGTAGTTTGGAAGAAGCTCAACAGTTTTTTGCCCAGAACAAGCACAGTCAGGCAGACATTCTATTCTTCGACATTCAATTAGGTGACGGAACTAGTTTTGAGTTGTTTGATCGATTTAAATTTGAATGTCCGGTAATCTTTACTACTGCTTATGATCAATTTGCATTGCCTGCAATTAAAGTTAGAGCAAGTGATTATTTATTAAAGCCAATTAAAATGGAGGAATTAGATCAGGCAATAAAGCATGTCATTGAATTAGCAGTTCACAAATTAGAAACCACACCCGAAAAGCAAGATGTTCGGAATTCCAGATTTTTAGTCAAAATGGGAAAATCGCTTAAAATTTTGACCCTGGAGGACATTGCATATTTTTATTCTGATCAGAAAATTACCCTTATTTATAATTGGGCAGGCAGAAAATTTCCAATTGATTTGTCATTAAATCGAATTGAAGAAATGCTACCACCTGAAACTTATTTTCGTCTTAACAGAAGATTAATAGTGCATCTCAAGGCAATAGATGACATGCAAGTGTATTCAAAATCACGAATTAAAATTAATTTAAAACCTGTTTTAGACGAAGAAATCCTGGTGAGTACTGAGAAAGCGGGATCTTTTAAGCGCTGGTTGGGTGGAACCATCCCTGGAATGGAATAA
- a CDS encoding YceI family protein: MKSLKVIVALVLIVQIGQAQKYFSKNAVLKFHSDSPMEKIEAVNSTASTVFDLASGKIEFAALNNAFVFEKALMQDHFNENYMESTKFPKTVFKGTIQDVAKLNLAVAGTYKVMIQGDMIMHGVTKSMTVPAEFVVDSKGIHANTKFTVKCSDFDIKIPAVVKNNVSNEVVITVKVDYNPLNL, encoded by the coding sequence ATGAAAAGTTTAAAAGTAATAGTAGCCCTTGTGTTGATTGTTCAGATTGGACAAGCACAAAAGTATTTTTCAAAAAATGCTGTATTGAAATTTCATTCGGATTCTCCCATGGAAAAAATTGAAGCAGTCAATTCAACCGCATCTACTGTATTTGATTTGGCAAGTGGAAAAATAGAATTTGCAGCATTAAATAACGCTTTTGTATTTGAAAAGGCTTTGATGCAAGACCATTTTAATGAAAATTATATGGAGTCTACAAAATTCCCAAAAACAGTATTCAAAGGCACTATACAAGATGTTGCAAAATTAAATCTAGCCGTTGCCGGCACGTATAAAGTCATGATCCAGGGTGATATGATTATGCATGGAGTTACAAAATCTATGACAGTACCCGCAGAATTTGTTGTCGATTCGAAAGGAATTCATGCAAACACTAAGTTTACTGTTAAGTGTAGTGATTTTGATATTAAAATTCCAGCTGTTGTTAAAAATAATGTTTCCAATGAAGTTGTAATTACTGTAAAAGTGGATTATAACCCGCTGAATCTCTAA
- a CDS encoding transporter: MNFTQPRSFIGMLCILVSTMISLPNSGTAQSPTDAVMMEGKRICVAGMFNQDKWDEYWEGTLLRNNGNIGELTRNTYSLMAAVGITDKINFLFNVPYVTTEPSGGQFKGAKGLQDLGLWAKAELFKKQVGPGMFTTLGVLGLSFPISNYLPDYAPFNLGLGCTEGQARLMLQYLFDFGTYVRVSGAYFKRGTSTIERNYYYDTHGNYTNKVDVPNANHSIFTLGQWLFNKSLKLDVSYEIFNTIGGFDIRRQDAGFISNNMEATSFQAQVQYFIPKTNGFGVIANYGQVLEGRNVGKSTSFMGGILYQFGICKSKNAQQ, encoded by the coding sequence ATGAATTTTACTCAACCAAGATCATTTATAGGTATGCTATGCATACTTGTAAGCACAATGATCAGTTTGCCAAATTCAGGAACTGCACAAAGTCCAACGGATGCAGTCATGATGGAAGGAAAACGAATTTGTGTTGCCGGAATGTTTAACCAGGATAAATGGGATGAATATTGGGAAGGCACACTGCTTAGAAACAATGGCAACATTGGCGAATTAACCAGAAATACTTACAGCCTTATGGCCGCCGTGGGCATTACGGATAAGATTAATTTTTTATTCAATGTGCCTTATGTAACTACTGAACCTTCAGGAGGACAATTTAAAGGGGCAAAAGGACTACAAGACTTAGGCTTATGGGCAAAAGCAGAATTGTTTAAAAAACAAGTAGGACCTGGTATGTTTACTACACTTGGCGTATTGGGATTGTCTTTTCCAATTTCAAATTATTTGCCAGATTATGCTCCTTTTAATTTAGGCTTAGGTTGTACTGAAGGTCAGGCGCGTCTGATGCTTCAATATTTATTTGATTTTGGTACCTATGTGCGGGTAAGTGGAGCTTATTTTAAAAGAGGTACTTCGACCATAGAGCGCAATTATTATTATGACACACACGGAAATTATACCAATAAAGTAGATGTACCCAATGCTAACCATTCTATATTTACTTTAGGTCAATGGCTATTTAATAAAAGTCTAAAATTGGATGTGAGTTATGAGATTTTTAATACCATTGGCGGCTTTGACATCAGAAGACAAGACGCTGGTTTTATTTCAAATAATATGGAAGCAACCAGTTTTCAAGCACAGGTTCAATATTTTATTCCTAAAACAAATGGCTTTGGAGTAATTGCAAATTACGGTCAGGTATTAGAAGGCCGAAATGTTGGCAAATCAACTTCATTCATGGGTGGGATCCTCTACCAATTTGGAATTTGTAAATCTAAAAATGCACAACAATGA
- a CDS encoding phosphatase PAP2 family protein translates to MKNLKIPFLVTLFFMSFLISCDEDIPQNVSFDAYSFANSDNGAGDWKAILLTGNEQIAIAAPNDVSSTEYKAELNTLKSTTSNLTGDQKNAVKYWTNNPILRWNEIARELAAKYNLAPAPNADGSYPAPNSATPDKYPLFPFAHPPYSCRAFAYVAVAQFDALISCWHYKFKYNRTEPVVNDASIPQLLPKANIPSYPSDGATIASVSQAMLAALFPLEKEYLIRKGDECRNSFLWAGVNVQSDVDAGKLLGEEVAKVALDRAKTDGMGAAQTPRPISDSLKQLAFNTFGWSWTNQETPPRPVGITPYFSKVKTWAVSNIAAIRPPVPPKPGSAEFNVAADELRKISDDLTTDQRKIANWWADGLGTYTPPGHWNRFACDQISSAKLSPVRSARVLAYMNMAIQDAGITCWDAKYFYHYPRPVEAMPGFKTILGTPNFPSYVSGHSTFSAAAADVLSHFFPSQAATFNAYAKEASESRILAGIHFRFDCEAGLVLGKKVAEATLAIAKVDGGE, encoded by the coding sequence ATGAAAAATTTAAAAATACCTTTTTTAGTGACTTTGTTTTTTATGAGCTTTCTCATTTCATGTGATGAGGACATCCCTCAAAATGTATCATTTGATGCATATTCATTTGCTAATTCAGATAATGGCGCTGGTGACTGGAAAGCCATCTTGCTAACTGGAAACGAACAAATTGCAATTGCAGCTCCAAACGATGTTTCATCGACCGAATATAAAGCAGAATTGAATACTTTAAAAAGTACCACTTCCAATTTAACAGGAGATCAAAAAAACGCAGTTAAATATTGGACTAATAATCCGATTTTACGTTGGAATGAAATCGCAAGAGAATTAGCTGCTAAATACAACCTGGCGCCTGCACCCAATGCTGATGGAAGTTATCCTGCACCCAATTCGGCAACGCCTGATAAATATCCATTATTCCCATTTGCACATCCACCGTATTCCTGTCGTGCCTTTGCTTATGTGGCTGTAGCACAATTTGACGCATTGATTTCTTGCTGGCATTATAAATTTAAGTACAACCGCACAGAACCCGTTGTAAACGATGCAAGCATTCCTCAATTGTTGCCAAAAGCAAATATTCCCTCCTATCCTTCTGATGGCGCAACCATTGCTTCCGTATCGCAAGCCATGTTGGCGGCTTTATTTCCTTTGGAAAAAGAGTATCTAATTAGAAAAGGAGATGAATGCCGTAACAGCTTTTTATGGGCGGGAGTAAATGTGCAAAGTGATGTGGATGCAGGAAAATTATTGGGAGAAGAAGTTGCAAAAGTAGCATTAGACCGTGCAAAAACCGATGGAATGGGGGCCGCACAAACACCGAGACCCATATCCGATTCTTTAAAACAACTTGCATTCAACACCTTTGGATGGTCCTGGACCAATCAGGAAACCCCACCAAGACCTGTCGGTATTACACCGTATTTTAGTAAAGTAAAAACCTGGGCTGTTTCAAACATCGCAGCAATCAGACCTCCAGTTCCACCTAAACCAGGTTCAGCTGAATTTAATGTTGCAGCAGATGAATTGAGAAAAATTTCTGACGACTTAACAACCGATCAGCGCAAAATTGCGAATTGGTGGGCAGATGGCTTAGGAACATATACACCTCCTGGTCACTGGAATCGTTTTGCCTGCGATCAGATTTCCAGTGCCAAATTAAGTCCGGTTCGTTCTGCAAGAGTACTGGCTTATATGAATATGGCCATTCAAGATGCAGGAATCACCTGTTGGGATGCTAAATATTTTTATCACTATCCAAGACCTGTGGAAGCCATGCCAGGTTTTAAAACCATCCTGGGAACACCTAATTTTCCAAGTTATGTATCAGGCCATTCCACGTTTTCAGCAGCAGCTGCAGATGTGTTGTCGCATTTCTTTCCATCGCAAGCTGCAACATTTAATGCATATGCAAAGGAAGCTTCGGAGTCAAGAATTCTTGCCGGCATTCATTTTCGTTTTGATTGTGAAGCAGGTTTGGTTTTAGGAAAGAAAGTAGCCGAAGCAACACTCGCTATTGCTAAAGTTGATGGCGGCGAATAA
- a CDS encoding GNAT family N-acetyltransferase has protein sequence MEIRIKHFNELNKLELYRIIQFRINVFIVEQNCPYPELDDKDLVSYHVMIWEGEALIAVTRLVPPGISYTNYASIGRVATHVNYRGSGLGKLVMTESIKACEELFPGYNIKISAQAYLVSFYEAFGFDKIGAEYLEDNIPHLAMIRHSIQRASG, from the coding sequence ATGGAAATTCGAATTAAGCATTTTAATGAACTAAACAAATTGGAATTATATCGCATAATTCAATTTCGGATCAATGTGTTTATTGTCGAACAAAATTGCCCTTATCCTGAACTGGATGATAAAGATTTAGTGAGCTATCATGTGATGATCTGGGAAGGGGAAGCTTTAATAGCAGTTACACGACTGGTCCCACCGGGTATTTCATATACAAACTATGCTTCCATCGGGCGCGTTGCTACGCATGTAAATTATAGAGGCAGCGGACTGGGAAAATTAGTAATGACTGAAAGTATCAAAGCATGCGAAGAATTGTTTCCAGGATATAATATTAAAATCTCCGCACAAGCCTATCTCGTTTCATTTTATGAAGCGTTTGGATTTGACAAAATTGGAGCGGAATATCTGGAAGATAATATTCCACATCTGGCAATGATCAGACATTCAATTCAGCGCGCGTCAGGTTGA